A window of the Streptomyces griseochromogenes genome harbors these coding sequences:
- a CDS encoding MarR family winged helix-turn-helix transcriptional regulator gives MDHLSEAARLRRGAVRLNRRLRQERGDGSLSPNQLAVLGYLHRYGSATPGEIAAEERQRPQSLTRVFAELEAEGLIARETDTVDRRQSLLTLTDPGRRALERDMAERDAWLAEALGTLGETERGVLDLAAALMERLATVEVPVRRD, from the coding sequence ATGGATCACCTTTCCGAAGCCGCCCGCCTCCGGCGTGGTGCCGTCCGGCTGAACCGGCGCCTCAGGCAGGAGCGCGGGGACGGGAGTCTCAGCCCCAACCAGCTCGCCGTGCTCGGGTATCTGCATCGGTACGGGTCGGCGACACCCGGCGAGATCGCGGCGGAGGAGCGGCAGCGGCCGCAGTCGCTCACCCGGGTCTTCGCGGAGCTGGAGGCGGAGGGGCTGATCGCCCGCGAGACGGACACGGTGGACCGGCGTCAGTCCCTGCTCACCCTCACCGACCCGGGGCGCCGGGCGCTGGAGCGGGACATGGCCGAGCGGGACGCCTGGCTGGCCGAGGCGCTGGGCACGCTCGGCGAGACGGAGCGCGGGGTGCTGGACCTGGCGGCGGCACTGATGGAGCGGCTGGCCACGGTGGAGGTGCCGGTGCGGCGGGACTGA
- a CDS encoding FUSC family protein, which produces MTAVLLSWSIALWLEGAAGLHTDSVVLAVVLTVTLARTQRTAAGRGRLTALVLLPAVAAVCALVGRLIAAHYWLGAAVFTAGISLAIWIRRYGPAATGAGTLITLPLVALLVVPGPTLPADARHALVNWAWSALIGVLAWSSVCLTQTLADRYGPRPAEADPARPRRASRLRPRPSTRMAVQMAAAVAASFALGRLLYDDHWPWLVLTAYVVASGNRGRTDVVRKGVERLVGACAGTLLATGVAAAGIGGHAAVAVLLAVLAVALWLRPLNYAYWAAGMTTALSLLLGYFGQDAASLLPTRLAAITVGAALSVSAAWWLLPVQERRPRRA; this is translated from the coding sequence ATGACGGCTGTCCTGCTCTCCTGGTCGATCGCCCTGTGGCTGGAGGGCGCGGCCGGGCTGCACACGGACTCGGTCGTTCTCGCGGTGGTGCTGACCGTGACGCTGGCGAGGACGCAGCGGACGGCCGCAGGGCGCGGGCGCCTGACCGCACTGGTCCTGCTGCCGGCCGTGGCCGCGGTCTGCGCCCTGGTCGGCCGTCTGATCGCCGCCCACTACTGGCTCGGCGCGGCGGTCTTCACCGCCGGCATCTCCCTGGCGATCTGGATCCGCCGCTACGGCCCCGCCGCGACCGGGGCGGGCACTTTGATCACGCTCCCGCTGGTGGCACTGCTGGTCGTGCCGGGCCCCACGCTGCCCGCGGACGCCCGGCACGCACTGGTGAACTGGGCCTGGTCGGCGCTGATCGGCGTCCTGGCGTGGTCGTCCGTCTGTCTGACCCAGACGCTGGCCGACCGATACGGCCCCCGGCCCGCCGAGGCCGATCCGGCGAGGCCGCGGCGCGCATCCCGCCTGCGCCCGCGCCCCAGCACCCGCATGGCCGTACAGATGGCGGCGGCCGTGGCCGCGTCCTTCGCCCTCGGCCGGCTGCTCTACGACGACCACTGGCCCTGGCTGGTCCTGACGGCGTACGTCGTGGCGAGTGGCAACCGCGGCCGAACCGACGTAGTACGCAAGGGAGTCGAGCGTCTGGTGGGCGCCTGTGCCGGCACCCTCCTCGCCACGGGCGTGGCGGCGGCCGGCATCGGCGGGCACGCGGCGGTGGCGGTGCTGCTGGCCGTCCTGGCGGTCGCCCTGTGGCTGCGCCCGCTCAACTACGCCTACTGGGCGGCCGGCATGACGACCGCCCTCTCCCTGCTCCTCGGCTACTTCGGCCAGGACGCGGCGAGCCTGCTGCCCACCCGGCTGGCCGCGATCACCGTCGGCGCGGCCCTGTCCGTGTCGGCGGCATGGTGGCTCCTGCCGGTTCAGGAGCGCCGGCCCCGCCGTGCGTAG
- a CDS encoding YceI family protein, whose protein sequence is MGIFSRKESTPVATPAPAAVSPGLAALTGDYTIDPAHTTIGFVARHAMVTNVKGAFQDFTGALHLDGENPAKSTASIDVQMASVETGNADRDGHLKSADFFKTDEFPAMTFRSTRVEALGGDDYRITGDLSILGVTKPLAIDLEFNGSAKDPFGNERVGFEGRAEILRSEWGLTWNAALETGGFLVSDKIKLNFDISAIKNA, encoded by the coding sequence ATGGGCATTTTCAGCCGCAAGGAAAGCACCCCCGTCGCCACCCCGGCGCCCGCCGCCGTCAGCCCCGGGCTGGCCGCGCTGACCGGTGACTACACGATCGACCCGGCCCACACCACGATCGGCTTCGTGGCCCGCCACGCGATGGTCACCAACGTCAAGGGCGCCTTCCAGGACTTCACCGGCGCGCTGCACCTGGACGGCGAGAACCCCGCCAAGTCCACCGCCTCCATCGATGTGCAGATGGCCAGCGTCGAGACCGGTAACGCCGACCGCGACGGCCACCTGAAGTCCGCGGACTTCTTCAAGACCGACGAGTTCCCGGCCATGACCTTCCGCTCCACCAGGGTCGAGGCGCTGGGCGGCGACGACTACCGCATCACCGGCGACCTCTCCATCCTGGGCGTCACCAAGCCGCTCGCCATCGACCTGGAGTTCAACGGCTCCGCCAAGGACCCGTTCGGCAACGAGCGCGTCGGCTTCGAGGGCAGGGCCGAGATCCTGCGCTCCGAGTGGGGCCTGACCTGGAACGCAGCGCTGGAGACCGGCGGCTTCCTGGTCTCCGACAAGATCAAGCTGAACTTCGACATCTCGGCGATCAAGAACGCGTGA
- a CDS encoding polysaccharide lyase 8 family protein, with translation MGPIGPTRRTLLLATALAAALAPRARAAPADPYDALRRRWLDLTLGTGYDATAEPYASRLARLGELARGFQATMAPSPDSLWPGRPFDPPAGITFSYGRLWTMTQAHVQPGTGATGDDALLAAVLRGLDHLRATVYNPATTRYGNWWEWQIGSPRLLMDITAVLYDHLGEARVASACAAVDHFIPDAMLTDYSGTSTGANRVDLCRSVALRGILGRAGDRIALARDALSPVFPYVTRGDGLYADGSFLQHTWVAYSGTYGQVLLDGLGRLFALLAGSDWAVSDPARQNVLDSVEHAYVPLIHDGLVMDCVNGRAISRGCLRDDDLRLMRSDHYHGQALIAAVALLAGGASAAERERWYGLIKGWAERDTVTPVLTAGQFDVADLARLHTAASAPVPATPEPPGHRLFPAMDRAVHRGPRFTAALSMASDRIAHYECGNGENPRGWHTGSGMLCWWPEGRGGRSGRSDRSDRSDQYTDWFWPTVDWYRLPGTTVSTKRLADRAGGEWGAPKPDVRWVGGTTDGTCAAVGQHLKGLGSTLRARKSWFFLADAVVCLGAGISCADGVPVETVVDNRNLGENGTQAFAQGPGWAHLEGHGGWILPRGGALRTLREDRTGAWSDINTAGTTERRTRRWQTLWLDHGTDPAGAAYVYVLLPGASRAEVAARAADRHWLCVLANDARHQAVAVPSCGVSAANFWEAGAVAGLTASAPASVLVRRRARTATLSLSEPPRTGTPLEIVWDRPVRSVLRTDDTIEILSTGGRLRLRVTPGMACATHECEVALR, from the coding sequence ATGGGCCCGATCGGACCGACCCGGCGCACACTTCTGCTGGCCACCGCCCTGGCGGCCGCCCTCGCCCCGAGGGCCCGCGCGGCCCCCGCCGACCCCTACGACGCCCTCCGCCGCCGCTGGCTCGACCTCACGCTCGGCACCGGCTACGACGCGACTGCCGAGCCGTACGCCTCCCGTCTCGCCCGACTCGGCGAACTGGCACGGGGATTCCAGGCCACCATGGCGCCGTCCCCGGACTCCCTCTGGCCCGGCCGGCCCTTCGACCCGCCGGCCGGCATCACCTTCAGCTACGGCCGTCTGTGGACCATGACCCAGGCCCACGTCCAGCCCGGCACCGGCGCCACCGGGGACGACGCCCTCCTCGCCGCCGTCCTGCGCGGCCTCGACCACCTCCGGGCCACCGTCTACAACCCCGCCACCACCCGCTACGGCAACTGGTGGGAATGGCAGATCGGCAGCCCCCGGCTCCTCATGGACATCACGGCCGTCCTGTACGACCACCTCGGCGAGGCCCGCGTCGCCTCGGCCTGCGCGGCCGTCGACCACTTCATCCCGGACGCGATGCTCACCGACTACTCCGGCACCTCCACCGGCGCCAACCGCGTCGACCTGTGCCGCTCCGTCGCCCTGCGCGGCATCCTCGGCCGGGCCGGCGACCGCATCGCGCTCGCCCGGGACGCCCTCTCGCCGGTCTTCCCGTACGTCACCCGGGGCGACGGGCTCTACGCCGACGGCTCCTTCCTCCAGCACACCTGGGTCGCCTACTCGGGGACGTACGGGCAGGTCCTGCTGGACGGCCTCGGCCGGCTCTTCGCCCTGCTCGCCGGGTCGGACTGGGCGGTCTCCGACCCGGCCCGGCAGAACGTCCTCGACAGCGTCGAGCACGCCTACGTCCCGCTGATCCACGACGGACTGGTGATGGACTGCGTCAACGGACGTGCCATCAGCCGGGGTTGCCTGCGCGACGACGACCTGCGGCTGATGCGCTCCGACCACTACCACGGCCAGGCCCTGATCGCGGCCGTCGCCCTGCTCGCGGGCGGCGCGAGCGCCGCGGAACGGGAGCGGTGGTACGGCCTGATCAAGGGCTGGGCCGAACGGGACACCGTGACCCCGGTCCTGACGGCGGGCCAGTTCGACGTGGCCGACCTCGCCAGGCTGCACACGGCCGCGTCCGCGCCCGTCCCCGCGACTCCGGAACCCCCCGGCCACCGCCTCTTCCCGGCCATGGACCGGGCCGTGCACCGCGGCCCCCGCTTCACCGCCGCCCTCTCCATGGCCAGTGACCGCATCGCGCACTACGAGTGCGGCAACGGCGAGAACCCGCGCGGCTGGCACACCGGCTCGGGAATGCTCTGCTGGTGGCCCGAGGGGCGCGGCGGCCGGTCCGGTCGGTCGGATCGGTCCGATCGGTCCGACCAGTACACAGACTGGTTCTGGCCGACGGTCGACTGGTACCGGCTCCCGGGCACCACCGTGTCGACCAAGCGCCTCGCCGACCGGGCCGGCGGCGAGTGGGGTGCCCCCAAGCCCGACGTCCGCTGGGTCGGGGGCACGACCGACGGCACCTGCGCGGCCGTGGGCCAGCACCTCAAGGGACTCGGCTCGACGCTGCGGGCGCGCAAGTCCTGGTTCTTCCTCGCCGACGCGGTCGTCTGCCTCGGCGCCGGGATCAGCTGCGCCGACGGCGTCCCGGTCGAGACCGTCGTGGACAACCGCAACCTGGGGGAGAACGGCACCCAGGCCTTCGCCCAGGGGCCCGGCTGGGCCCACCTGGAGGGCCACGGAGGCTGGATCCTGCCCCGCGGCGGCGCCCTGCGCACCCTGCGCGAGGACCGCACCGGAGCCTGGTCCGACATCAACACCGCCGGCACCACCGAGCGGCGCACCCGCCGTTGGCAGACCCTCTGGCTCGACCACGGCACCGACCCGGCCGGCGCCGCCTATGTCTACGTCCTGCTGCCCGGCGCCTCCCGTGCCGAGGTCGCCGCCCGTGCCGCCGACCGCCACTGGCTGTGCGTCCTCGCCAACGACGCCCGCCACCAGGCCGTGGCCGTGCCCTCGTGCGGCGTGAGCGCCGCCAACTTCTGGGAGGCCGGCGCGGTGGCCGGCCTGACCGCCTCCGCGCCCGCGAGCGTGCTGGTCCGGCGCCGGGCCCGCACCGCTACCCTGAGCCTGAGCGAGCCGCCCCGCACGGGCACGCCGCTGGAGATCGTCTGGGACCGTCCGGTGCGCTCGGTCCTCCGGACGGACGACACCATCGAGATCCTCTCCACGGGGGGCCGTCTGAGGCTCCGTGTCACTCCAGGGATGGCATGTGCCACCCACGAATGTGAGGTGGCTCTCAGGTGA
- a CDS encoding acyl-CoA carboxylase subunit beta encodes MTVLEETTGEPAGEPTDARGRVAELHEIRAQAVAGPSEKATEAQHAKGKLTARERIELLLDPGSFQEVEQLRRHRATGFGLEAKKPYSDGVITGWGTVEGRTVFVYAHDFRIFGGALGEAHATKIHKIMDMAIAAGAPLVSLNDGAGARIQEGVSALAGYGGIFQRNTRASGVIPQISVMLGPCAGGAAYSPALTDFVFMVRETSQMFITGPDVVKAVTGEEITQNGLGGADVHAETSGVCHFAYDDEETCIAEVRYLLSLLPQNNRENPPRVECADPADRRSDVLLDLVPADGNRPYDMAKVIEEIVDDGEYLEVHERWARNIICALARLDGQVVGIIANQPQVLAGVLDIEASEKAARFVQMCDAFNVPIVTFLDVPGFLPGVDQEHGGIIRHGAKLLYAYCNATVPRISLILRKAYGGAYIVMDSQSIGADLTYAWPTNEIAVMGAEGAANVIFRRQIADAEDPEAMRQKMVKEYKAELMHPYYAAERGLVDDVIDPAETREVLVKSLAMLQSKHADLPSRKHGNPPQ; translated from the coding sequence ATGACCGTTTTGGAAGAGACGACGGGTGAGCCGGCCGGCGAGCCGACGGACGCGCGCGGACGGGTCGCCGAGCTGCACGAGATCCGTGCGCAGGCCGTGGCGGGCCCCAGCGAGAAGGCGACCGAGGCGCAGCACGCCAAGGGCAAGCTGACGGCGCGGGAGCGCATCGAGCTGCTCCTGGACCCGGGGTCCTTCCAGGAGGTCGAGCAACTGCGCCGGCACCGGGCGACCGGGTTCGGGCTGGAGGCGAAGAAGCCGTACAGCGACGGTGTCATCACCGGCTGGGGCACGGTCGAGGGCCGTACGGTCTTCGTCTACGCGCATGACTTCCGCATCTTCGGCGGCGCCCTCGGCGAGGCCCACGCCACGAAGATCCACAAGATCATGGATATGGCCATCGCGGCCGGTGCCCCGCTGGTCTCCCTGAACGACGGCGCGGGCGCCCGTATCCAGGAGGGCGTCAGCGCGCTCGCCGGTTACGGCGGCATCTTCCAGCGCAACACCAGGGCGAGCGGTGTCATCCCGCAGATCTCGGTCATGCTCGGCCCGTGCGCGGGCGGCGCGGCCTACAGCCCCGCCCTGACCGACTTCGTCTTCATGGTCCGCGAGACCTCGCAGATGTTCATCACCGGCCCGGACGTCGTCAAGGCGGTCACCGGCGAGGAGATCACCCAGAACGGCCTCGGCGGCGCGGACGTGCACGCGGAGACCAGCGGTGTCTGCCACTTCGCCTACGACGACGAGGAGACCTGCATCGCCGAGGTGCGCTACCTCCTCTCGCTGCTCCCGCAGAACAACCGCGAGAACCCCCCGCGGGTGGAGTGCGCCGACCCGGCGGACCGCCGCTCCGACGTCCTGCTCGACCTGGTCCCGGCGGACGGCAACCGGCCGTACGACATGGCCAAGGTCATCGAGGAGATCGTCGACGACGGGGAGTACCTGGAGGTCCACGAGCGCTGGGCGCGCAACATCATCTGCGCGCTGGCCCGCCTGGACGGCCAGGTGGTCGGCATCATCGCCAACCAGCCCCAGGTCCTCGCCGGCGTCCTGGACATCGAGGCGAGTGAAAAAGCTGCACGCTTTGTCCAGATGTGTGATGCTTTCAACGTCCCGATCGTGACCTTCCTGGACGTGCCGGGGTTCCTGCCCGGTGTCGACCAGGAGCACGGCGGAATCATCCGGCACGGCGCGAAGCTGCTGTACGCCTACTGCAACGCGACCGTGCCGAGGATTTCGCTCATCCTGCGCAAGGCGTACGGAGGTGCCTACATCGTCATGGACTCCCAGTCGATCGGCGCCGACCTCACCTACGCCTGGCCCACCAACGAGATCGCCGTGATGGGCGCGGAGGGCGCGGCCAACGTCATCTTCCGCCGTCAGATCGCCGACGCCGAGGACCCCGAGGCGATGCGGCAGAAGATGGTCAAGGAGTACAAGGCCGAGCTGATGCACCCGTACTACGCGGCGGAGCGCGGCCTGGTGGACGACGTCATCGACCCCGCCGAGACCCGCGAGGTCCTGGTCAAGTCCCTGGCGATGCTGCAGTCCAAGCACGCCGACCTGCCCTCCCGCAAGCACGGCAACCCCCCGCAGTAA
- a CDS encoding acyl-CoA carboxylase subunit epsilon, giving the protein MNTPDIRVEKGHADPEEVAAITAVLLARAAAQSEPSAQTHRGRAKAGWRRLEREPGFRAPHSWH; this is encoded by the coding sequence ATGAACACGCCTGACATCCGCGTCGAGAAGGGCCACGCCGACCCGGAGGAAGTCGCCGCCATCACGGCCGTCCTCCTGGCCCGTGCGGCCGCCCAGTCCGAGCCCTCGGCCCAGACGCACCGCGGCCGCGCGAAGGCCGGCTGGCGCCGCCTGGAGCGCGAGCCGGGCTTCCGGGCGCCGCACAGCTGGCACTGA
- a CDS encoding GTP-binding protein: MDFASSSGGPSRSTTSAKIVVAGGFGVGKTTFVGAVSEINPLRTEAVMTSASAGIDDLTHTGDKTTTTVAMDFGRITLDQDLILYLFGTPGQDRFWFMWDDLVRGAIGAIVLVDTRRLADCFPAVDYFENSGLPFVIALNGFDGNQPYNPDEVREALQIGPDTPIITTDARHRADAKSALITLVEHALMARLR, translated from the coding sequence GTGGACTTCGCAAGCTCTAGCGGCGGTCCTTCCCGCTCCACCACCTCCGCGAAGATCGTGGTGGCGGGCGGCTTCGGCGTGGGCAAGACCACGTTCGTCGGCGCCGTCTCGGAGATCAACCCGCTGCGCACAGAGGCCGTGATGACGTCCGCTTCGGCCGGCATCGACGACCTCACCCACACCGGAGACAAGACCACCACCACGGTGGCGATGGACTTCGGCCGTATCACCCTGGACCAGGACCTGATCCTGTACCTGTTCGGCACCCCCGGCCAGGACCGCTTCTGGTTCATGTGGGACGACCTGGTGCGCGGCGCGATCGGCGCCATCGTGCTGGTCGACACCCGCCGTCTCGCCGACTGCTTCCCCGCGGTCGACTACTTCGAGAACTCGGGCCTCCCCTTCGTCATCGCCCTCAACGGCTTCGACGGCAACCAGCCGTACAACCCCGACGAGGTCCGCGAGGCGCTGCAGATCGGCCCCGACACCCCGATCATCACGACGGACGCCCGCCACCGCGCGGACGCCAAGAGTGCGCTGATCACGCTGGTGGAGCACGCGCTGATGGCACGGCTGCGGTAA
- a CDS encoding DUF742 domain-containing protein, translating into MATPPGGSSSGNWSYGPAQGQGDGSANRYNFPSAPSHRQPYTPQGPGPSPYDQPSAPRIQPVQPQRRPEPAPATAANNPLVRPYAMTGGRTRPRYQLAIEALVHTTAAPHQMQGQLPEHQRICNLCREIKSVAEVSALLTIPLGVARILVADLAEAGLVAIHQPGGDENAGGQPDVTLLERVLSGLRKL; encoded by the coding sequence GTGGCAACACCCCCAGGCGGTTCGTCTTCGGGTAACTGGTCGTACGGCCCTGCCCAGGGCCAGGGCGACGGTTCGGCGAACCGGTACAACTTCCCCTCCGCCCCGAGCCACCGGCAGCCGTACACGCCGCAGGGCCCCGGCCCTTCGCCGTACGACCAGCCGTCGGCGCCGCGTATCCAGCCGGTTCAGCCGCAGCGCCGCCCCGAGCCGGCGCCGGCGACGGCCGCCAACAACCCCCTGGTGCGTCCGTACGCCATGACCGGCGGCCGGACCCGCCCGCGCTACCAGCTCGCCATCGAGGCACTGGTGCACACCACCGCCGCTCCGCACCAGATGCAGGGCCAGCTGCCCGAGCATCAGCGGATCTGCAACCTGTGCCGGGAGATCAAGTCGGTCGCCGAGGTCTCGGCGCTGCTGACCATCCCCCTCGGCGTGGCCAGGATCCTCGTCGCCGACTTGGCGGAGGCGGGCCTGGTCGCCATCCATCAGCCCGGCGGCGACGAGAACGCCGGTGGCCAGCCAGACGTGACACTGCTCGAAAGGGTGCTCAGTGGACTTCGCAAGCTCTAG
- a CDS encoding roadblock/LC7 domain-containing protein, translated as MSQAAQNLNWLITNFVDNTPGVSHTVVVSADGLLLAMSEGFPRDRADQLAAVASGLTSLTAGASRIFEGGAVNQTVVEMERGFLFIMSVSDGSSLAVLAHPEADIGLIGYEMALLVDRAGTVLTPDLRAELQGSLLN; from the coding sequence ATGAGCCAGGCGGCACAGAACCTGAACTGGTTGATCACCAACTTCGTGGACAACACCCCGGGGGTGTCCCACACGGTGGTGGTCTCCGCCGACGGACTCCTTCTGGCGATGTCCGAAGGCTTCCCCCGCGACCGCGCCGACCAGCTCGCGGCCGTCGCCTCCGGTCTGACGTCGCTGACGGCAGGCGCCTCCCGGATCTTCGAAGGGGGCGCCGTGAACCAGACGGTTGTGGAGATGGAGCGGGGATTCCTCTTCATCATGTCCGTATCCGACGGTTCGTCACTGGCGGTCCTGGCCCACCCCGAGGCGGACATCGGCCTCATCGGGTACGAGATGGCGCTTTTGGTGGACCGCGCGGGCACGGTTCTCACCCCGGATCTGCGTGCAGAACTCCAGGGAAGCCTTCTCAACTAA